A single region of the Triticum dicoccoides isolate Atlit2015 ecotype Zavitan chromosome 2B, WEW_v2.0, whole genome shotgun sequence genome encodes:
- the LOC119365446 gene encoding probable leucine-rich repeat receptor-like protein kinase At5g49770, producing the protein MAKGEREGRLPLLLLLLLVLCLLAQSRIAAAATHPQDAAALKSLMRKWSNVPASWRKKSNDPCGDKWDGIECNGANSRVTSLNLFGMNMKGTLSDDIGSLTELRVLDLSSNKDLGGPLTPAIGKLIQLINLALIGCSFSGSVPSELGNLAQLEFFGLNSNQFMGRIPPSLGKLSKVKWLDLADNKLTGLLPNSRDNGAGLDQLLNAEHFHLNQNSLEGPIPEYMFNSSMHLKHILLDRNNFSGTIPSSIGVIPTLEVLRLNNNNFTGRVPAMNNLTKLHVLMLSNNKLSGPMPNLTDMEGLGNVDLSNNSFTPSGVPSWFTELPGLMTLTMQSVGISGKLPQKLFGLRDLQHVILNDNELNDTLDMGNNINDGLDLVDLRNNKITSVTVYSSLDSKLLKLEGNPLCTDSVLSNTLLCTDQLTEFPTMLPFSDVQCPHPFVETIFFRSPSFGDVRKFLPELHDNLSRTVSSCTPNKLGLIPYIDDVYLKVDIKACPVKQKRFNYSQVLNCFNLTLQTYKPPENFGPYYVKSHPYPFHDKASRAILIGVVTGSVLLVVGLALIGLYAVRQKKRAKKLVSQNNPFASWGSTPEDIGEAPKLKSARAFTLEELKLSTNDFKQINAIGEGGYGTVYRGKLLDGQLIAIKRSKQGSMQGGLEFKTEIELLSRVHHNNLVGLVGFCFEKGEKMLVYEFISNGTLSEALYGMKGVQLDWSMRLKIALDSARGLAYLHDHANPPIIHRDIKSTNILLDSKMTAKVADFGLSLLVSDSEEGELCTNVKGTLGYLDPEYYMTQQLTAKSDVYSFGVVLLELIVAKPPIYEKKYVVREVKTALDMEDTMYCGLKDVMDPVLYKMGGLLGFPRFVTMALQCVEEVGPDRPKMNNVVREIEMIMQDNGLTPGSMSASSSFSVDSTTRTFAPRYPYSSTSTPSTTYQMDSRAFEYSGGFPSQGSLKNRNTSPKPLNSRERRLPG; encoded by the exons atggccaagggggagagggaggggcgcctccccctcttgctgctgctgctgctcgtctTGTGCCTCTTGGCCCAGTCCaggatcgccgccgccgccacccacccacAGGATG CGGCTGCTCTCAAATCCTTGATGAGGAAATGGTCAAATGTGCCTGCTAGCTGGAGGAAGAAATCGAATGATCCTTGCGGCGACAAATGGGATGGAATTGAATGCAATGGTGCCAACTCAAGGGTTACATCACT AAatctttttggcatgaacatgAAAGGCACTCTTAGTGATGATATAGGAAGCCTGACTGAGCTCAGGGTCTT GGATTTATCCTCAAATAAAGACTTAGGTGGTCCACTTACACCTGCCATTGGGAAATTGATTCAGCTTATAAACTT AGCATTGATAGGTTGCAGTTTCAGCGGTTCTGTTCCGAGTGAACTAGGCAACCTTGCACAACTCGAATTCTT CGGTCTGAACTCAAACCAATTCATGGGCAGAATCCCGCCCTCGCTGGGCAAGCTCTCCAAGGTTAAATGGCTGGATCTAGCTGATAACAAGTTAACCGGACTTCTCCCAAACTCAAGGGACAATGGCGCTGGATTGGACCAGCTTCTTAATGCAGAGCACTT CCATCTTAACCAGAATTCTCTAGAAGGTCCTATCCCAGAATATATGTTCAACTCCAGCATGCACCTCAAGCATAT ACTTCTGGACAGGAACAATTTTAGTGGAACTATCCCATCATCTATTGGGGTAATCCCAACTCTTGAAGTACT TCGTCTAAATAACAATAACTTCACAGGCCGAGTTCCGGCTATGAATAACCTGACTAAGCTCCATGTTCT AATGCTGTCAAATAACAAGCTAAGTGGACCAATGCCGAATTTGACTGATATGGAGGGTCTTGGAAATGT GGATCTAAGCAATAACAGCTTCACGCCTTCTGGTGTTCCAAGTTGGTTTACAGAATTGCCCGGACTAATGACCCT TACAATGCAGTCGGTTGGGATTTCTGGGAAACTACCACAGAAGCTTTTCGGCTTGCGTGATTTGCAACATGT AATATTGAATGATAATGAACTGAATGATACGCTTGACATGGGCAATAACATCAATGACGGACTAGACCTTGTCGACTTGCGGAACAACAAAATTACCTCAGTTACAGTGTACAGCAGCCTTGACAGCAAGCTTCTCAA GCTTGAAGGAAACCCACTCTGCACCGACTCTGTTCTGTCAAACACGCTGCTCTGCACGGACCAGCTAACCGAATTTCCAACCATGCTACCCTTCTCTGATGTACAGTGTCCACATCCATTTGTTGAAACTATATTCTTCCGATCTCCTTCCTTTGGCGATGTCAGAAAGTTCCTTCCTGAACTGCACGACAACCTGTCGAGAACAGTGAGCAGTTGTACCCCGAACAAGCTAGGTTTGATACCATACATTGATGACGTGTACCTGAAAGTAGACATCAAGGCGTGCCCTGTAAAGCAGAAGAGGTTCAATTACTCTCAGGTGCTCAACTGCTTTAATCTAACACTTCAGACTTACAAGCCACCGGAGAATTTTGGACCTTACTATGTGAAATCACATCCTTATCCGTTCCACGACAAAG CTTCTCGAGCTATTTTGATTGGTGTCGTGACTGGCTCTGTTCTTTTGGTTGTCGGGCTCGCGCTGATTGGACTTTACGCCGTGCGTCAAAAGAAACGGGCTAAGAAGCTTGTCTCCCAGAATAATCCTTTTG CTTCGTGGGGATCAACGCCGGAAGATATTGGTGAAGCGCCAAAACTCAAGAGCGCTAGAGCCTTCACACTGGAAGAGCTCAAGCTTAGCACAAACGACTTCAAACAAATCAATGCAATTGGAGAAGGAGGCTATGGAACG GTGTACCGAGGAAAACTTCTGGATGGACAGCTCATAGCCATCAAGAGGTCCAAGCAAGGGTCCATGCAGGGTGGGCTTGAGTTCAAGACAGAAATCGAGCTCCTTTCGAGGGTGCATCACAACAACTTGGTTGGGCTAGTTGGTTTCTGCTTCGAGAAGGGCGAAAAGATGCTGGTTTACGAGTTCATATCCAATGGAACTCTAAGTGAGGCGTTATATG GTATGAAAGGAGTACAACTGGATTGGAGTATGAGACTTAAGATAGCTCTAGATTCAGCCAGAGGGCTAGCTTACCTCCATGACCATGCCAATCCTCCAATCATTCATAGAGATATCAAGTCGACCAACATTCTCCTTGATTCGAAGATGACCGCAAAGGTTGCAGATTTTGGCCTCTCCTTGTTGGTATCAGACAGTGAGGAAGGCGAGCTGTGCACAAATGTCAAGGGAACACTG GGTTACCTAGATCCAGAGTACTACATGACGCAGCAACTTACGGCGAAGAGCGATGTCTACAGCTTCGGCGTGGTACTACTAGAGCTCATAGTAGCCAAGCCACCCATATACGAGAAGAAGTACGTTGTCCGCGAGGTGAAGACGGCACTAGACATGGAAGACACCATGTACTGTGGGCTGAAGGATGTGATGGACCCAGTTCTCTACAAAATGGGGGGCCTCCTAGGATTCCCAAGGTTCGTGACGATGGCACTGCaatgcgtcgaagaggtgggacctGACCGCCCGAAGATGAACAACGTAGTGAGGGAGATCGAGATGATAATGCAGGACAACGGGCTCACACCCGGTTCGATGTCGGCGAGCTCTTCGTTCAGCGTGGACTCAACAACAAGGACATTTGCACCAAGGTATCCCTACTCCAGCACATCGACGCCGTCCACTACGTATCAGATGGACAGCAGGGCCTTTGAGTACAGTGGGGGTTTCCCTTCTCAGGGCAGCTTGAAGAACAGGAACACATCCCCTAAACCTCTAAACTCCCGGGAACGGAGGCTTCCTGGTTGA